A segment of the Lagopus muta isolate bLagMut1 chromosome 8, bLagMut1 primary, whole genome shotgun sequence genome:
CAACCTTTCATACTGGGTTTTGTAGTATCACTGCTGCATGAGGAGTGGCAAACAGTGGGATGGTGCTGCATTTGTGACCATATTTGATCTTCAGTGTGTGTCCAGGCTGGATGATGCTCATGGGAGATCCAGTAGCTGGAGCAGAGGGGGCATGAGTCTTGCTTTCTCCTGGTTTGCAATGTCACAGATACGTAGGTGTGCTTGTTTCATCAGTGATACCCTGGTGGGGACCAGGCTGCACTCTGTGCATCTGGCATGTTTGTCAGGAAGCCACCCAGCATGGGAATGGTGGTGAGCAGATCCCATGCAACCTCAGCCAACTGAGCAAGGGGCAGAACTCTGTGTATTTGTTGGGCTTCCTGCAATGCTCATTGCTCCCAGTATATTGGTACATCCCTTGGGaagctccatcccttctggaaagcagaactgGGGGCATAAGCCAGCGTGCACTTCTCCTCTGATACCAAGTGTGTGATTACCCAAACTTGGTCATTTCTGTGGTGCATCCAAAGAGGTAAATaggaaaagtgaaaacattttccatgcAATTGGGCAAGTAAAAGCCAAATAACACCGTCAAATTGAGTCTGGTTAGCTCGGGACTGGTGGCCATGTTACTTGTTGAGCAGATCCACCAGTTCACAAATGATAACGGAAGCACCGGGCTGCCTTTGACTAGGACAGATGTACCCAGGCAAACCAGATTCCTCAGCATGCCTGCACACCTTGTGCAGGGCTGAGGGCTGTGGGATCTCCCTTAGGCACAGCCCCAGGGGTTACAAGGTGcccttctcttctgttttgaatgttttcactGGATAAATAATCAGAACATGACTAGCTTTGTCGCGCTTTGTCGGTAGGGCTCACAACAAAGGGTTAAAGCCCTAAACAAAGCTAAACTTAGCATTCTGTCTGGCAAAGCTGATTTATCAGAGCTGAAACTATCTGCAGGAACAGGCATTGCCCccagattaaaaagaaaacgtTTTGGCACTGCTGGTGATCTAAATCTGAAGTTTTAGTTTCTGGGTAGAAACAATGCTTTATCCGGCTTGTACCAAAAAAGCTGGAGAGCATTacaaaaaaagtcagaattGAAGGAAAACATCTTGAAATTATTACAGCAGAGTGTTTTAGGCTTGTGAACGGTTTTGATATACAAACTTTTGCTTGAAGACAGATGCAGGAATAGCAAGATCTCTTTGCCATCAGCCCCTGGAGGTCCCAACCTCCCCATCCCAAACCTGGatgtggagatggagatgggcAGCTCTGGGAATGGAAACCGAGTTTCCAAAGCCCTGGCCATCTCCCCATCACCAAATAAtgctgtttccttcctttccttccattcACGTTCTCCATACAAATTGTTCACAGCATTCTCAAGAGGGCAGATATTTGCTTTACAGAAGGACGTTGGCCAAGATAACCTCCTCAGGTCCCTTTAGCCTGTGATCCCTACAGGATGAGGAATACTttgagctttgttttcttcccgCAGGCACACAGAGATCCTCTCCCCACTCATGGAAATCTCTTCAGGAGCCCTGGCTGTTATTTCTGAGACTTTGATGCAGAAGAGCCATGGATGGGCAATTGGCAGGAGGTTTGTTTTTGACTGGGGAAGCGTCTGGGCTTGCCCTGTGTTTATGTCTCTGCAGTCTGACTCAAGCCCTGCTAAGCCAACAGGAAGAAATCCCAGCAGCTCAACAGATACAAAGCTGCCACTCTCAAAGGGATGATCTTTTGGTAGCACGTCCTTTCCCAAACGTTCCTTCTTTCTGATCTGGCGGTGAGAACTCGCATCAAGCAGCTTTGCTTTGAATGTTGATAATTCaggcacacacaaacacatctcATCCTGCTGGCAATGCCCAGCTAACGTGCTCTGCAGCACCACCACGGCATATTTTGGCACCAGTGCTGTACCCATGGCACACAGCCTTCTCCACCTGCCAAAATGCCTTTCCTTGGGCTGTGCCCTTTTGCCTCTGTTTGTTGCCTTGCTTTGATATGGCTGCCtttatctgtttcttttatGGCAGCTGGGATCCTACCGTGTCAGCCGCTGTGATGTCTCCCTCCACTCATCCAAATAAGATAAAATAGTCACTGGAACGTATCACCACTTTGAGAAGATGGTATTTCTCCTTAAAGGATGAGGATGAAGCTTATAGGGAGAGGTGCTTTTCATGAGTCAACTGACAGTAAAACCAGTAAGCTTTTGGCCATGCGAGGCTTTGCCTGGGGCATTAAGCAGAGCCCGGGGGTTGGATTTTTCCATGGATTCCCTGTGCAAAGGCACTACCAATACATCCATGACATTTGCAGTCTGTAGGACaaggaaatgctttcagtaAGCATTAACTTGCATAACAAGGACTCCCCATGCAAAAGTGGTTGCTTGTCTTCAAAGGAAAACTATTGGGGAGCTGTTCTGTGGCAAGTCAATCAACGTTACTGCTCCTCATTAGATTAGAAAAATACAGGTTTTCCCTCCAGGAAAGGTTTGTAAGTGCTGGTATTTCTAACGTTAGAAACGATTGAAACGGAGTGGTTTGAAATGGTGATTTTTCCTACAGCTGGAATTTAGTAGATGACGGTTTTCTCTCCCATGTCCATTCGCATTACTTATCAGAGCTCACGGCGTGATTTACACCACTCCCTTCCATCTCCTTTGCCcgctgctgctcagcctttACCAAACACCTGCACTGCCACCTTCTGCCCGGATTGCGGCTCGCAGCCCAATTTCCAGCTTCCTTCTTAGCCTGCCGAACTCACGATGCGTGTCCCAGGAAAGTTCAGAGTGCAAAGAAGAAACATTGTGCACAGTCACAACGGTCCATCCCTTGAGTTTGATTACAGCTGCTCTCTCGTAGGGCTGGTGACTGTGCTGTATGTAATTCCTAGCTTTGGTGTAGAGGATGGGAGCCCTACTGTGCAGCTCCTAAATACTAAAATACTTTGCTCAGCCACTGGGAAGCCAACACTGGCCAACAATTAGCCACAAGCATTTGCCTGGGTTTGCTTAATGGCCTGATAGATGCAGGCAGTGTCTGAAATAAGCAAGGGGAAGGATTCAGAGCTTATGCTTGATTATTTGTTATCACTTCTAAGAAGCTGCCCTGATTTGTCCCCGTtggctgtttgtttcttgttatCATATGAACTGGTTGGTTCTCAGAGAGCTGGGAGACCGGAGACCATGTGCACGCATGAAAAGGCTGGCAATGTTTCACTGCCTCCTGAAGATGATTCCTCACAGCGTGGCTAAGGGAAGAGTGGCCTCTGGTGCTCACCGAGCTGCCTTACAGCTGCACTCCCATCTGGGTGCTCACTGGTGTCAGTGGACGTGGGCAGCAGGATCTGGTGGCTTTGCTCCATCTTTCTCGATGGAGAGGGATTTGCTGCTTAACAACGTGTCCTGGACCACTTTGTGAAGCAGCCTGTCCACCCCAAAGCCCCTGTTAAAACCTAAATTAAAGCCTAAATATGCCCTTGAACACTTCAGGCAGGCCTGTGTTGCGATCAATATATGATTAGAAGCAGGAGCCCTCGGCCTAGTTACTCCTTCCTGCTCCACAGAAGTGATTTAGGAACCCATCAGTTTAGGAACCCATCAGGCAGCTTTGCATAACGTGAAGTGTAAGGTGATGATATCCCAAGGGCTGGCTTTTGTGGGGCCATGTGTGCTTTGGCATTGTGTGCCAGATCTCCCTGTTCTGCAACAGCTTGTTCAAACCAAACCCTCGAGCACATGAGTTGCCTCACACtaaggtttatttattttctctacaaGCATGGCAGCCTTTCCAAAGTgcagctaaaaagaaaaaaaaaagtcaatgggAAATGGGTACCAAACTCCAAATCCTGTTGAAATGCAGTTCAGTCCCCATCACCTTGTATGAAGGCTTTGGTCTTAGGCTGGAAATGACCTTTACCTTTTGCAAGTCAACAGCAAGCTGTGTAAGGGTATGGAGAACAGGTTGCAGAAGTCCATGATCTGGAAATAGCTCAGCCCTTCTGCTATCAGCAGCTGAGATAAATGTAGCTGCCCCAATGGGCTCACAGAGAGTAAGAAGCCTTGGTTTTGTGCTAGGTTTTGTTTATTAAATTCAGGTTTCAATGATGTCCAGAgctgacaaaaaatatttcccaggaagacagacaaacagaaacatttcataaatatatatatatatatatctcaaaCTCTGTagatataaacaaataaaagctctattttgttcttttgggAGATCCTTTGCAACCAGCATTTTCAACTGATCCATTAGCAGCAAATGTTAACCAGTGCTGAACTTCCACTTGTTGTCAAATAAGCAAACccagtgttttaaaattattgctTGCTATCAGACacataacacacacacacagaagaaagatacaaagGGTGTCctttaaaaatcttcattaaCAGCACTGACCATACACACGGACCACCAACTCTGTGGTGCTTTTTATTACTGCAGTTAAGACTTGGACGTTTGGAAATGGAGGAAGACGTTGGTGTGATCAATCCAAGGACATTACAGGAGGAATATTTCTCAGCAGGTCCAACCACGGAGCCTTGCTAAAATGCACCTTTGTTCACAGTGCTGGGCTGAGCATCCCTTGACATGAGTTCCTCGAGATGCCCATCGCTGGGGACCCAGCACCCAACAGAGCCAGGATGCTGATGTCAGTTCTGTTCTGAGCTGCTGGGCCAAGCCCCTGGGGACAAAGAACGGGACTGTTGCACAGAGAAATGTCATGAGGCTGCAGGTGAGCGaggtatttttccttcctggctTTGAGGGCTGAGGGAGGCGAAGGTCCCATGGGAGGTGACAAGGTAGACGTCCTCGCAGTGCTGTCATTGGGGACATGGTTTGCAGCTACTGGTGCAGGGTTCCCCTGTGCCTATTTGCATACCCTACACAGCATACCCTACACTGTGATGGACTGAATTCCCGTGCCATCCCTGTGGGGCATCACCAGCCCACTACTGGGCAGGGAAACAGGGAACAGCACTACTCATGCTGCAGCCCCTTGGCACAGGAGCCTGGTCCCAAGGGAAGGCAAACCCACTGTCCCCATGCTCCTCAGGGCGTCATGGCAGGGGCGTGCTTCTCATCCACTCTTTCCATACTGGCTCTTTTTGGGTAGACCACGCTGGCCAGCTTGAAGAACTCATCTGCAGCATCCAGAGCGATCAGCCGGTCCTGCCAAAGCAATGGGATTGTACAGTCACTGCCACCACATCTTTGAGCATCCTCTGGTGCAGGtcaccttcctgctccctgAGTTTGAGCTCACTTGCAGAGCCAGAGCAAGAAGGAGGGGTGCACACTAGGAGCTACTCACCACCACAAAGAGGTAACGCTCAGACAGCTCCCAGCTGGTTGGAAAGATGTTTGTCTCTTCAGAGAGCTTTAGCAGGATGTCCCGGGCTTTGCTCATGTTCTGAGAGTCGCTGACAATGCTGAGTTTGGTCACTGACAAGAGGGAGTCTGCTTCCTTCTGGAAACCTGGGGAGAAGATGTGTTAGAGAGAGGAGCCAAACGtgcagagagcagtgggagTCCCTTTGCAGCAATAAATGCGTGTGCGAGTGCTGATACAGCCGTCACCATCTCTTATAGCAAGGGTGccaagggaaagaaagggggAGGAAAATGAATTAGTGTGGTGATCATGGGATCTTTGAATGTAATTGCCACCACTGACTCTGCACGTATCACCAGGGAGGTGGCAGTGATGCACaagctgaatgaatgaatgaattccCAGCGTTCCTCCCATCCAGGTGCCAGAACAGCAGGTAGGGCAGGAGTGGCTGAGTTCCCCACCTCTTTTGCTCCCAGTGACAAGGCCCTGGAGCAGCTCCAAGCCCTCCTCTCATTAGCCACCAGCCACCTGGAGCAGGAGTGCTGCTGTTGAGCAATTTCATTTGCTGAAAGAACATTTCAAATTCGCTTTGGAGCAAATAGAGTGGGTGATTTGGCTCCAATCAGATGGtaggagcaggagaggaaaactAGGTGTGTCTGCCTTCACATCTGGGAGAACATTCATTTCTCCATGCTTATCTTGTTTATAAAAACACAGGGTGAGGTATTCTTGCAGAAGGAAACCCCAGACGGAAGACTGTGTGCCCAAGTCGCtgtgggttggaagggctcTCGTGGACCCTCACcacctgccctcctgctgctgctggctcctggGCTTCTTCTCATTCAGCACCGTAGACAAGAcatcattttatatttcttcttacCTAAATCCTCCAAGATGTGCTTCCACCTGCTTCTCACTTCTTTCCTTGTTTGCCGTAAGGTATAAATATCGTAGTTGAGCTTTTGCCATTCCTGCAAAGCAAAGGCATGTCATAGTTATTTGCATATGAGGAGGCCTATACTGCTTTTCTGGGAATTTCAACGTCTAGAAATGGAGCCAGAGCTCATAATTACATTCCGTGGACTATGGCAATGCCTTATTTGCATAGCCTTGTGGTCAGACTGGCATTGCACCTTTTCTAATAGGTGATCATAGCCTATAGAAAGGTAAAAGTTGCTGCTGTACAAAGGTCACACACACAGTATCTTCTCCAAACTGATCTGGCATCTAACTGGAGCACGTAAGTCTTCAAAAGCACTTGGGAACAATAAAACTAGAGTATTTTAGAGGTTGGGGTagcattttcaaaatcatggactcaccaaggttggaaaagacctcccagatcatccagtccaaccgtccacttACCACCAGTATTCCCCCACTAGACCACTTCCTTCAGCACATAGCAAGGAAGAGGGGTGCACGTGGATGCTAGGTGGCCAAACTGGAACCATTTGAAATAATCACTATCCTTAGTGACTGCCAGGTCATGAAATTAATGCTTTCATGTAATATAGCTCAAATCCACAGACCTGACCTCAATCTCTGCATCTGCACAATGGGATGCTGCATGGAGGGGAAGGGCTTGAGGTTATTATTACAGTTGTAACCAGTGCCATTAGAGATGCCTGCTTGtagaaaaagacatttctgcACTGGAACACAACCAGGAGTATTTCTACTACATCAATTTAACACACGTTCACGCCAAAGAGGATGCATCGACAGAAGCGTCCGCACAGCAGGTTGTAGCATCACTCAGATCATTTCCTCTCACTAACAGCCTCAATTAATCCCATTGCTGAGCAGCAGGCGACACAGATGTACTCCTGCAGAATGAAGGGGTGCTCATCTGTGCCTCCCCCCTGGGATCCTGCTCCCTGGGTTCCTGATGCTGATGAATACCCATAAGACTGCCAGCAAAAGGAGGCTGAACACGATGGCTAAGGAAATGGAGGAGGCAGGAGCAGGAAAGCATGTGCTGGGTAGGAGAGGCCTGGTCCTGCCCTCCCTGAAAGTCACTAATCCGAGTGGCCAGCACGCAGGgaagctgctcctgctgctctgtggattAAGAGCAGTGTGATTTCCcatctatttttgttttgagggAATCTAGGTTACGGCTTTCTCATCCATCCTGCTTACTGAGTTGTTGCTGCACGGAGGTGAATCCAGCCCCAGAGGACCTCTAACATTGTGCTGTCCAGGAAGAATTTGGGGAGGGTGTGAAGGAGCAGCCTCAGTGTAGAAAATGATGCTTTACAGGGGTGGACAAGCAGTGTGGGAGCAGCACGTTGCCCATCTCGTGTTATTTGTCacctcacagtgctgcaggagttTATTTTACACCACAAGAGGCTTGAtgatgctgcagggcaggagccaTCCTGCAGGACAAGAAACTTGCTCCATCTTTGCAATGTTGACCCGAGTGTTGATGAGCTTGGATGGCAGCTTTGATCTCAAGGGTAATGTTAGTGTTTCCAGCCCCTTACCAGCATAAAGGAGGAAAGCATCTTCTTTTCATTGACTCCTTGGTGCCCCTAAGTTTACGCTATTGGCACCGCTGCCAGAAAGGTTCATGattcagaaaatagaaacagaaatgggTTAGGTTAGGAAAAATGAGATGCTGGTTTGATGGCCGTGGTGCTGCCACCTGGAGACGTGGGGTGAGAGCTCTTTGTGTCCTTCCAGCATCCTAAATCCCCATGGTGAAGGTGGGAAGGATGCAGTGAGCACACAGACACATGGGGTGCAGCTCTCCTTTTGCTCCTATTTT
Coding sequences within it:
- the MREG gene encoding melanoregulin is translated as MGLGAWLRSLGGCCGCCGGEAAAPEKEPLLSNNNPYASFGATLARDEEQNLWSTPHDVTHTEADDDRVLYNMIVGRSQLDKDSEEWQKLNYDIYTLRQTRKEVRSRWKHILEDLGFQKEADSLLSVTKLSIVSDSQNMSKARDILLKLSEETNIFPTSWELSERYLFVVDRLIALDAADEFFKLASVVYPKRASMERVDEKHAPAMTP